A genomic stretch from Bacillus sp. E(2018) includes:
- a CDS encoding ATP-binding protein, whose product MSKKENIIETPPSAAPVVQALRSIGYNPKTAIADLIDNSLDAKSKNIEIIFEINNEIGQFITICDDGKGMDEDELQIAMNIGSKDPRSERSEAELGRFGMGLKTASFSMGRRLSVLTKKNGIYSERCWDLDHITKEGKWELYKHIPEDVRSIMEDINSESGTIIFVDKIDRFIKQGKKQQTNEKRFYKQVDLIKKHLEFIFHKILKQGFTRLDINGVEVLPWDPFLSENFSTIETEMQPINYDNKLIYIKSYIVPHPTSFNNKEFESAGGPGRWYDQQGIYIYRENRLLHYGDWLGIRTKDTASQLARIRVDLPNTLDDEFQIDIKKSSINAPEDFVEKIIPIIDHARDISKQVFYFRSTSQNTNTKKQEVYSSPWQQSSKDGQSFFVISRTHPVLRNLYSYLENDEVKELNLYLQLLEIGSPSNIFISAKQLEEEVISFEKEDVQIICSLAKNLLDTGHANNKEEVANMIYNLPGFNQFNLKTLYKIMEAGGVETN is encoded by the coding sequence ATGAGTAAAAAAGAAAACATAATAGAAACACCTCCTTCAGCTGCACCAGTAGTTCAAGCTCTTAGATCTATTGGGTATAATCCCAAGACTGCGATTGCAGATTTAATTGATAATAGTTTAGATGCAAAGTCTAAAAATATAGAAATAATATTTGAAATTAATAATGAAATAGGTCAATTTATAACGATTTGTGATGACGGAAAAGGTATGGATGAAGATGAACTTCAAATAGCGATGAACATAGGGTCAAAAGATCCTCGTTCAGAAAGAAGTGAAGCTGAGTTAGGCAGGTTCGGAATGGGGCTAAAAACAGCGTCTTTTTCTATGGGACGCAGGTTAAGTGTTTTAACTAAGAAAAATGGAATTTATTCTGAACGTTGTTGGGATCTTGATCATATTACTAAAGAGGGAAAATGGGAACTTTATAAACATATACCAGAAGATGTAAGATCAATTATGGAAGATATTAATAGTGAGTCTGGCACTATAATTTTTGTAGATAAAATTGATCGTTTTATTAAGCAAGGTAAAAAACAACAAACAAATGAAAAGCGATTTTATAAACAAGTTGATTTGATAAAAAAACATTTAGAATTTATTTTTCATAAAATTTTAAAGCAAGGATTTACAAGGCTGGACATTAATGGTGTTGAAGTTCTACCCTGGGATCCATTTTTAAGCGAAAATTTTTCCACTATTGAAACAGAAATGCAACCTATAAATTACGACAATAAACTTATTTATATTAAGTCTTATATTGTCCCCCATCCTACCAGTTTTAATAATAAGGAATTTGAGTCAGCTGGAGGACCTGGTCGATGGTATGACCAACAAGGAATATATATTTATAGAGAAAACCGGTTGTTGCATTATGGAGATTGGCTAGGGATACGTACAAAAGATACGGCATCACAACTTGCTAGAATTCGAGTTGATTTACCAAATACATTAGATGATGAGTTTCAGATTGATATTAAAAAATCATCCATTAATGCTCCAGAAGACTTTGTTGAAAAGATAATACCAATTATTGACCATGCTCGTGATATTTCAAAACAAGTTTTTTATTTCCGCTCTACTAGTCAGAATACCAATACAAAAAAACAAGAAGTTTATTCTAGTCCTTGGCAACAGAGCAGTAAAGATGGTCAATCATTTTTTGTAATAAGCCGAACGCATCCTGTATTACGAAATTTGTATAGCTATCTTGAAAACGATGAAGTGAAGGAACTGAACCTTTATTTACAGCTCCTAGAAATAGGGTCCCCTAGTAATATATTTATCAGTGCAAAACAATTGGAGGAAGAGGTTATCTCATTTGAGAAAGAAGATGTTCAAATCATTTGCAGTTTAGCAAAAAATCTTTTAGATACAGGCCATGCAAATAATAAGGAGGAAGTTGCCAACATGATTTATAACTTACCAGGCTTTAACCAATTCAACCTTAAAACCTTATATAAAATAATGGAAGCAGGAGGTGTAGAAACAAATTGA
- a CDS encoding Z1 domain-containing protein: protein MISFKDLFNQFCDISYEINKTNGLSNEESMRKAIRESKEKLSDFHKLIDEKDMKLWEISQWKKVTITIEKPHILKKETTENWYDPKMKLTKGFFWQRYKSYLNEKNWPSSAIEAIDKSTDQILSLLGNPESEVPFDKRGLVLGYVQSGKTANFTGLINKAFDMGYRLIIVLGGIHNDLRAQTQLRLEDEVVGMRKGQSTGVGKVRVNDSDHIINLLTSIEQDFSTKATNVRINIAEKGLAVIKKNKTVLENLKEYISEFISSVDPTVLQKLPVLIIDDEADQASVDTSRINKEEDPKTINRLIRELINLFHKKCYVGYTATPFANLLINVDTIHETANKDLYPSDFVVGLPKPEKYCGPEEFFNVYEDADYQKPSLIRYIGKEDEEAFEHIKKAQDAHKFELVPPKMAEGIYAFLIAIAIRNLRGQSNKHNSMLIHTSRFKNVQSTIKAEVESFFEEVKNQILYNSKGSHIKEVEKLYLNDTNKTILQWNEKEPLFNWEEVYKEIRESIEKIQVMEINGNSKDALDYYEYETEGMHVIAVGGDKLSRGITLEGLSVTYYFRNTLMYDTLMQMGRWFGYREGYMDLCRIYTTSDIASNFEHLAITMKELRDEFEQLNEANKTPRDFALKMLSHPSMTLTSSLKMQHAVKANLIYEGTLQQTRLFDTRIDFYKLNMRAVNRLLTRIQNNYTDKFQVDGKGEGTGYYMYRDIDVNEIVDFLQNYITYDAPKVNSRLLRGYIETAAKHGDLVNWTVAVVEGNESSYKHGLKKFPVEFDSLKIETAPARKNAKDIDHNDADRIDIKALVSGNNQEFVDLMNTKDSKLNGSRKDLREKRGKENGFLIIYPLHPEVPAFKQLNIEFSEKLVPIGIAISFPESDIGERSGIYVSNESVLKRIQQETQAE from the coding sequence TTGATTTCATTTAAAGATCTATTTAACCAATTTTGTGACATTTCGTATGAGATCAACAAAACCAATGGTCTTTCTAATGAAGAATCTATGAGAAAAGCCATAAGAGAGTCTAAAGAGAAATTATCTGATTTTCACAAACTTATAGATGAAAAAGATATGAAATTGTGGGAGATAAGTCAATGGAAAAAGGTCACGATAACAATTGAAAAGCCTCATATATTAAAAAAAGAAACTACTGAAAATTGGTACGATCCTAAAATGAAATTAACTAAGGGTTTTTTTTGGCAGAGGTACAAGAGCTATCTTAATGAGAAAAATTGGCCAAGCAGTGCAATTGAAGCTATTGATAAATCTACAGATCAAATACTAAGTTTATTAGGTAATCCAGAAAGCGAAGTGCCTTTCGATAAACGAGGTCTAGTATTGGGGTATGTTCAATCAGGAAAAACTGCAAATTTTACTGGTTTAATTAATAAAGCATTTGATATGGGATATAGATTAATTATTGTTCTTGGTGGAATACATAATGATCTTCGAGCACAAACGCAGCTTAGGTTAGAGGATGAAGTAGTTGGAATGCGCAAAGGACAATCAACTGGTGTTGGTAAAGTTCGGGTGAATGATTCAGACCATATTATCAATTTATTAACTAGTATTGAACAAGATTTTAGTACAAAAGCCACCAATGTAAGAATAAATATAGCCGAAAAAGGGTTGGCTGTTATAAAGAAAAATAAAACTGTATTAGAGAATTTAAAAGAATATATAAGCGAATTTATTAGTAGTGTTGATCCTACTGTTTTGCAGAAGTTACCTGTGTTAATAATTGACGATGAAGCAGATCAAGCATCAGTTGATACTTCAAGAATTAATAAAGAAGAAGATCCTAAAACAATAAATCGTTTAATAAGAGAATTAATTAATCTCTTTCACAAAAAATGTTATGTGGGGTATACAGCTACTCCTTTTGCTAATTTGTTAATTAATGTTGATACAATTCATGAAACAGCCAATAAAGATTTATATCCCAGTGATTTCGTGGTAGGGCTCCCAAAACCTGAAAAGTATTGTGGTCCAGAAGAATTTTTTAATGTTTATGAAGATGCAGATTATCAAAAGCCAAGCTTAATAAGATATATCGGAAAAGAAGATGAGGAAGCATTTGAACATATAAAGAAAGCACAAGATGCGCATAAATTTGAGTTAGTTCCCCCAAAAATGGCTGAAGGTATTTATGCCTTCTTAATTGCAATTGCTATTAGAAATTTACGTGGACAATCAAATAAGCATAATTCAATGCTAATACATACTTCACGTTTTAAAAATGTCCAATCAACTATCAAAGCCGAAGTAGAATCATTTTTTGAAGAAGTCAAAAATCAAATTCTATACAATTCCAAAGGTTCTCATATTAAGGAAGTAGAGAAACTGTACCTAAATGATACAAATAAAACTATTCTGCAATGGAATGAAAAAGAGCCTTTATTTAATTGGGAAGAAGTATACAAAGAGATTCGAGAGTCAATAGAAAAAATCCAAGTTATGGAAATAAATGGTAATAGTAAAGATGCTCTTGATTATTATGAATACGAAACAGAGGGAATGCATGTAATTGCAGTTGGTGGAGATAAGCTTTCACGGGGTATAACTCTTGAAGGTCTGTCAGTTACATACTATTTTAGAAATACCCTTATGTATGATACTTTAATGCAAATGGGTCGTTGGTTTGGATACAGGGAAGGGTATATGGATTTATGCAGAATTTATACAACTTCAGATATTGCTTCAAACTTTGAACATTTAGCTATTACAATGAAAGAACTCAGGGATGAATTTGAACAGTTAAATGAGGCTAACAAAACGCCTCGTGACTTCGCATTGAAAATGCTTAGTCATCCTTCAATGACATTAACTAGCAGCTTGAAAATGCAACATGCTGTTAAAGCTAATTTGATATATGAAGGAACATTACAGCAAACAAGGTTATTTGATACGCGAATTGATTTCTATAAACTCAATATGAGAGCTGTTAATAGGTTATTAACTCGTATACAAAATAATTATACTGATAAATTTCAGGTAGATGGAAAAGGTGAAGGAACAGGGTACTATATGTACAGGGATATTGATGTAAATGAGATAGTAGATTTCTTACAAAACTACATTACTTACGATGCTCCAAAAGTTAATTCTCGTTTATTAAGAGGATACATCGAAACAGCAGCTAAACATGGAGATTTAGTTAATTGGACTGTAGCTGTCGTTGAAGGAAATGAATCTTCATATAAGCATGGGTTAAAAAAATTCCCTGTTGAGTTCGACTCATTAAAAATTGAAACAGCACCTGCCAGAAAGAATGCGAAGGATATTGATCATAATGACGCAGATAGGATAGACATAAAAGCTTTAGTATCAGGAAATAATCAAGAATTTGTTGATCTAATGAATACAAAAGATAGTAAATTAAACGGCAGTCGGAAGGATCTACGGGAAAAAAGAGGGAAGGAAAATGGATTCTTAATTATTTATCCACTACATCCAGAGGTTCCTGCTTTTAAACAATTAAATATTGAGTTTTCCGAAAAGTTAGTGCCAATCGGTATAGCAATTTCATTTCCTGAATCAGATATCGGTGAAAGATCCGGAATCTATGTTTCCAATGAATCTGTTTTAAAAAGAATCCAACAGGAGACACAAGCAGAATGA
- a CDS encoding PD-(D/E)XK motif protein, producing MINIEYEYKELFEKVKEGEQSLAINLLPVHERYMFLGINQFNLSRLLLVSLEGIELSVENIKQLPNVRGLSVYKEYFNNLGPIHNDSVLVFEQEKDQDEKIFEAFIQNLVNNIVYQKEELIIKVHSVLERWKHFFSNSNIKRLSEQEQQGLFGEIRFISEWIDFHSHLPPSLVQHWEGPNSNRFDFVTLKAAVEIKASSVKINKHVKISSERQLLVTEAINNLYLMVYFIEKSLAYGETLDQAVSELKEKLQSYPETLVHLENKLLDNRFEEGLYNDVRFFIEDKEVYHVTGDFPRILSQDLSKGIKNVKYEVDLDQCSDYKCNHFEVLALLGG from the coding sequence ATGATAAATATTGAATATGAGTATAAAGAGTTATTTGAAAAGGTGAAAGAAGGAGAACAAAGTTTAGCTATTAATCTTTTACCAGTTCATGAAAGATATATGTTTTTAGGAATCAACCAATTTAATTTATCAAGATTACTCCTGGTTAGTTTAGAAGGTATAGAATTGTCTGTGGAAAACATAAAACAATTGCCAAATGTAAGAGGATTATCAGTGTACAAGGAATATTTTAATAATCTAGGTCCAATTCATAATGATTCAGTACTTGTTTTTGAACAGGAGAAAGATCAGGATGAAAAGATCTTTGAAGCTTTTATTCAGAATTTAGTAAATAATATAGTTTATCAAAAAGAAGAATTAATCATAAAGGTTCATTCAGTGCTAGAAAGATGGAAACATTTTTTTAGTAACTCAAACATTAAGCGTTTATCTGAACAAGAGCAACAAGGATTATTTGGAGAAATTCGCTTTATTTCAGAATGGATTGATTTCCATTCACACTTACCTCCTTCATTAGTACAACATTGGGAGGGTCCAAATAGTAATCGTTTTGACTTCGTTACTCTAAAAGCAGCTGTTGAGATAAAAGCATCTTCTGTAAAGATAAACAAACACGTTAAAATATCAAGTGAACGGCAACTTTTAGTAACAGAAGCTATTAATAATTTATATTTAATGGTTTATTTTATTGAAAAATCATTAGCTTACGGAGAAACATTGGACCAGGCAGTAAGTGAATTAAAAGAAAAACTTCAAAGCTATCCGGAAACTTTAGTTCATTTAGAAAATAAGTTATTGGACAATCGATTTGAAGAAGGATTATACAATGATGTAAGGTTTTTCATCGAAGATAAAGAAGTGTATCATGTGACGGGCGATTTTCCAAGAATACTATCACAAGATTTATCTAAAGGAATAAAGAATGTTAAATATGAAGTTGATTTGGATCAATGTAGTGATTACAAATGTAATCACTTTGAAGTCCTAGCTTTATTAGGGGGATAA
- a CDS encoding AIPR family protein — MSELQGLIDFYTEFKDEVLEEYLKLGEWDTPFLYKMLSYIDEEAEVTASPWYKESHKIKINGFEYDEGENTLNLYIVHYSHSQSIDEFQRVSMTELTDTARKVKRFIDKSFTGELHEAIDPSHPAHGLAKLVYQYKSFKQINIYIITNMIYESNKTIELTFRHAEDTNIIVWDIDRVYQTVSAEQGVKQLHIDFEEDYGETLEMIFVPDPIKEDVKDHFDCYVGYIPAILLAKAYDQYGPQLVERNVRSFLQARAGTNKGIRKTLEDNEQRQKFVAYNNGISGVANSAEVERIHENHNLYRIKTLTGWQIVNGGQTTASIHQAYKKGIDLTDVHVQTKLTILQFDHLDERDRHEQEDEMVANISKFANTQNKINESDLEANSRLFVELERLSRLTWIPSKDERKSETKWYFERARGQYLVDIGRRKKGKEQNNFKKQYPKNHVITKTDLAKHFASWEKLPHVASKGGETAFKKFVELNREVIVDDGYYKKTIARTILFRHIYDIVDNQGLQGYRANVVYYTSAMVNYLYGDKIDLIEVWERQELSNLFDSVIDQIAKAARDFLISSAGDRNVTQWAKQEACWKQFQEDYAVALSSLVY; from the coding sequence ATGAGTGAATTACAAGGATTAATAGATTTTTATACTGAATTCAAAGATGAGGTTTTAGAAGAATATCTTAAATTGGGAGAATGGGATACTCCTTTTTTATATAAAATGTTGTCATACATTGATGAGGAAGCGGAAGTTACTGCTTCCCCATGGTATAAAGAGTCTCATAAAATAAAAATTAACGGATTTGAATACGATGAGGGTGAAAATACTCTCAATTTATATATTGTGCATTATTCTCATTCCCAGTCAATAGATGAATTTCAACGTGTATCAATGACTGAATTAACTGATACAGCAAGAAAAGTAAAGCGGTTTATTGATAAGTCCTTTACCGGAGAGTTACATGAAGCTATTGATCCATCACACCCCGCACATGGTTTAGCTAAATTAGTTTATCAATATAAGAGTTTTAAACAAATCAATATATATATTATTACTAATATGATTTATGAATCTAATAAAACAATTGAATTAACTTTCCGACATGCAGAAGATACGAATATAATCGTTTGGGATATAGACAGGGTTTACCAAACTGTTTCAGCAGAACAGGGTGTTAAACAATTACACATTGATTTTGAAGAGGATTATGGTGAAACACTCGAAATGATTTTTGTACCTGATCCTATAAAAGAAGACGTAAAGGATCATTTTGATTGTTATGTAGGTTATATTCCTGCAATATTGTTAGCAAAAGCCTATGATCAATATGGACCTCAACTAGTAGAACGAAATGTTCGCTCCTTTCTTCAAGCTCGTGCAGGCACAAATAAAGGGATTCGTAAGACCCTTGAAGATAATGAACAACGTCAAAAATTTGTAGCTTATAATAATGGCATTTCTGGTGTTGCAAACTCTGCAGAAGTTGAACGAATCCATGAAAATCACAATTTATATAGAATAAAGACATTAACAGGTTGGCAAATTGTAAATGGAGGTCAGACAACGGCTTCAATTCATCAAGCATACAAAAAGGGGATAGATCTTACAGATGTTCATGTACAAACGAAATTAACTATACTGCAATTTGATCACTTGGATGAAAGAGATCGTCATGAACAAGAAGATGAGATGGTTGCTAATATTTCTAAATTTGCCAATACCCAAAATAAAATAAATGAATCAGATTTAGAAGCAAATAGTAGACTTTTTGTTGAACTCGAGAGACTCTCAAGATTAACGTGGATACCTTCAAAAGATGAGCGGAAATCAGAAACCAAATGGTATTTTGAAAGAGCTAGGGGACAGTATTTAGTAGATATTGGAAGGCGAAAAAAAGGGAAAGAACAAAATAATTTTAAAAAGCAATATCCTAAAAATCATGTAATAACAAAAACAGATTTAGCAAAACATTTTGCATCTTGGGAGAAATTACCTCATGTTGCCTCAAAAGGTGGCGAAACAGCTTTTAAGAAGTTTGTGGAATTAAATAGAGAAGTCATAGTGGATGACGGTTATTACAAAAAGACCATTGCTAGAACTATTTTGTTCCGTCATATATACGATATTGTTGATAACCAAGGTCTGCAAGGGTATAGAGCAAATGTAGTATACTATACATCAGCTATGGTGAACTATTTATATGGTGACAAAATTGACCTTATAGAGGTCTGGGAGAGGCAAGAATTGAGTAACTTGTTTGATTCAGTTATAGATCAAATTGCAAAGGCAGCAAGAGATTTTCTAATATCTTCTGCAGGGGATCGAAATGTGACTCAATGGGCTAAACAAGAAGCATGCTGGAAACAATTTCAAGAGGATTATGCAGTCGCATTAAGTTCACTAGTTTATTAG
- a CDS encoding DNA cytosine methyltransferase: protein MDKLKIIDLFAGAGGLSNGFEQTESFEVVCAVELNGEALETYQENHKEKSILYRQDITTFFPSKEEELAKIPKNELVVVGGPPCQGFSNANRQKNYLLSGNNKLVREFVRVIRDLKPVAFLMENVKTMNSDKHKFFATKNGKDTKLLFLKQYGIEIVKEEIVLAKFRGFPLIKKKIKEFYESGNWPKPLFHSNEMLSKLRMIERSIKYKKTISINKKTDHLIFNQMAKQLIEYANKYDINFESSINLFIELSKKGKVKSLENTDEIIAFIELNRLLLFILELNAEDIDFTIIAEENLIDGLEIKAVVSSFNVVDYLLKVFDKELGYEVDSNVLTASNYGVPQERKRFMIMGINREHINGLLNVELPKKLRFIKEPTTVYDAIYSLKNYKPSDKTLDNDSFDIPLEVRIKSKSKLEKYYTSGFKEFNVSNHVTTESRKTSLKRFEQLEEGQNFHNLPDNLKSNYTDVSRTQNTVYLRLKYDQPSRTVVNVRKSMWIHPEINRALSIREAARLQSFPDSFVFKGKKDSQYQQIGNAVPPLMARAVAEAMLKILKKEKKRNIEEDLFVKEIVHSLQK from the coding sequence ATGGATAAGTTAAAAATTATAGATTTATTTGCAGGTGCAGGCGGATTAAGCAACGGCTTCGAACAAACGGAAAGTTTTGAAGTTGTTTGTGCTGTTGAATTAAATGGAGAAGCATTAGAAACGTATCAAGAAAATCATAAAGAAAAAAGCATATTGTATCGTCAGGATATCACCACCTTTTTTCCTAGTAAAGAAGAAGAACTAGCAAAAATTCCTAAGAATGAATTAGTAGTTGTTGGCGGACCTCCTTGTCAGGGGTTTTCAAATGCAAATAGGCAAAAAAATTATTTGTTATCTGGAAATAATAAATTGGTAAGGGAATTCGTAAGAGTCATACGGGATTTAAAACCAGTTGCATTTTTAATGGAAAATGTAAAAACTATGAATTCAGATAAACATAAATTTTTTGCAACTAAAAATGGAAAAGATACAAAATTATTATTTCTTAAACAATACGGAATAGAAATAGTTAAAGAAGAAATTGTATTAGCTAAGTTTAGAGGTTTTCCATTAATAAAAAAAAAAATTAAAGAGTTTTATGAATCAGGTAATTGGCCGAAACCTTTATTTCATTCAAATGAAATGTTATCTAAATTAAGAATGATCGAACGTTCAATAAAATATAAAAAGACCATTTCAATTAATAAAAAAACAGATCATTTAATTTTTAATCAAATGGCCAAACAATTAATTGAATATGCAAATAAGTATGATATCAATTTTGAAAGCTCAATTAATTTATTTATTGAACTTTCAAAAAAAGGTAAAGTTAAGTCTTTGGAAAATACAGATGAAATTATAGCTTTTATTGAACTTAATCGCTTACTTCTATTTATTTTAGAGTTGAATGCAGAGGACATTGATTTTACGATAATTGCTGAGGAAAATTTAATTGACGGCTTAGAAATTAAAGCTGTGGTATCTTCGTTTAATGTTGTCGATTACCTATTAAAAGTTTTTGACAAAGAACTAGGATATGAAGTGGATAGTAATGTTTTAACTGCTTCAAACTATGGAGTCCCTCAAGAAAGAAAAAGGTTTATGATTATGGGAATAAATCGGGAACACATTAATGGTTTATTAAATGTGGAACTTCCGAAGAAGCTTAGATTTATTAAAGAACCTACAACCGTTTATGATGCAATATATAGTTTGAAGAACTATAAACCATCTGATAAAACACTTGACAATGATTCGTTTGATATACCTTTAGAGGTTCGAATAAAAAGTAAAAGTAAATTAGAAAAATATTATACTTCAGGTTTTAAAGAATTTAATGTCTCAAATCATGTAACAACTGAAAGTCGTAAAACAAGCTTAAAAAGATTTGAGCAGTTAGAAGAAGGGCAAAATTTTCATAATCTACCTGATAATTTAAAGTCTAATTACACTGATGTGTCAAGAACGCAAAATACTGTTTACTTAAGATTAAAATATGATCAACCATCGAGAACAGTTGTAAATGTTAGAAAATCAATGTGGATACATCCGGAAATAAACAGAGCTTTAAGTATTAGAGAAGCAGCAAGACTCCAATCTTTTCCTGATTCTTTTGTGTTTAAAGGAAAGAAGGATTCACAATATCAGCAAATTGGCAATGCTGTGCCACCATTAATGGCAAGAGCTGTCGCTGAAGCAATGTTGAAAATCCTAAAAAAAGAGAAAAAAAGAAATATTGAAGAAGATTTATTTGTTAAAGAAATAGTGCATAGTTTACAAAAATAA